CAATAATTTCGTCATCGGGATGCGCGGCAAATACTACACAAGTTTTTACTTTGTCAATGTTCATGATACAACCTTTTCTCCTCTCAACAAAAAATGCCACCTTAACTTTGTATATAAACAATTTTACTATATTTTGTATGACAAAACCTAAAAGTGTTTCAAAAAAAGTATGTTCCCGGGGGAATGGTGAACGCGTTTTTTATGTGTTCAATCCCGCCACCGGGGTGTATGGCAATAACGTCAAACCGGTAGGATATGTTATGGCACTTGGTTTTGTTGATATACGCAACTGCAGCTTTGATTATACGATATTGTTTTAATGAGTTAACAGATTCCTGGGGTAAGCCTTTAGAATTACTTCTCCGCGATTTTATTTCTATGAACACAAGGTATCCGCCGCAGGAATGATCTTTCGCTATGATATCAATCTCGCCGGTTCTAATCCTGAAATTACGTTGTATAACAGTATACCCGATGGAGACAAGGTATTCTACGGCTTTGGATTCACCTAAATTCCCAAACTGTTTTCTTGTATCCCCGCACATAAACCGCGAAGTCTCCCGATTTTAATCTCACCCGAATACGCGTACGAATATATAAATATGACAGAATCAGTTATTTTATTTTTTAGGTTCTTCCGGTTTTTCCGGGACTACCGCCTGTACGGTTGCTGCTTCAACTGGTACAACCGATCTTCCCGTACCTGCCTCTGCAGTTGCAGCGGGTTCTTGTTTTTCAGCTTCGGTACTATTAATTTTTGCCGCACGGCCGACTACATTACGCAGATAATACAGTTTTGCACGGCGCACTTTCCCGTGTTTTATAAGTTCTATTTTATCAATCATCGGGGAAGACAGGTTAAACGTGCGTTCCACGCCAATACCATACGATATTTTGCGGACAGAAAAAGTTTCTTTCATCCCACTGCCCTTACGGCGTATAATAATTCCTTCAAATGGCTGTAACCGCTGTGCATCGCCTTCAATAATTTTTGTCCATACCCGCACGGTATCACCGGCACGGAAGTCCGGAGCGTTTTTCCGTAGATACGATTGTTCGACATGTTTCATAATTTCTGTTGTGTTCATTTTTGTACACCTCTCATTTATTTGTTATTAAACCTATTTAATATTTTTATAACTTTTCTTTTTTAATAATTCAGGCCGGCGGTCATGGGTTAACTCCAAACTAACCTTCTTTCTCCAAGTTTCTATATGCTTATGGTTACCTGACAACAACACTTTTGGTACACTTACCCCCCGCCATTTCCGCGGGCGCGTGTACTGCGGCCAATCAAGTGTTGTATCAGTGAAAGACTCATGAACTACCGACTCTTTATTACTCACCACACCGGGAATCAGGCGGATAATACTATCTGCTACGGCTAATGCCGCGGATTCCCCGCCGGAAAGGATATAGTCACCCACTGAAATTTCGTGGGTAACATACTTTCTTATCCTATCATCAATACCTTCATAATGCCCGCAGATAAGAACTACCTGATTTTTTTGTGTAAACATCCGGGCATGGTGTTGAGTATAAACTTCACCCTGCGGGGTTAGGAGAACAACAGCGGTATCTTTATTTTTACGTACTGCCTTTAATGCTTTATATACCGGTTCAGCTATCATTACCATCCCGGGCCCTCCGCCAAACGGCCTGTCATCACAGGTTTTATGCCTACCCTTGGCGTACTGCCGGATATTTACAACGTTGAGTTCCACCTTGCGGTGTTCTACCGCACGGTTAATAATACTTACCTTAAGCGGGCTGTCAAAGAACATTGGAAACAGTGTTAATATATCAATCCTCATTTGATTCCGTAGCTTCTATTAACCCGAAGCCGGGATTGACAATAATTGTTTCCTTATTTATCTCCAGTACCACCTTTTTCAGTGCCGGTACTAACACTTCTTTTTTATCATTACGCACAACAAACACGTCATTTCCCGGGGTGGGTATCACTCTCTCAAGCTTACCCAAAACCTTTCCATCCAACGTACGTACTTCCAAACCTTTAATTTCATTTATGTAATATACGTTTTCCGGTAGTTTGAACCGTTCAGTCCAAATCGTTAACGACCTCAACGCCTCAGCGTCATCCCGGGTATTTATCCCCAAGAATTTTAGTACCATATAGTTACCGGAAGGAACTAAGGTTTCTACGGAATATTTTGTAGAATCGCCAGTAGTTGAACCGATAAACAATTCTGTTAACTTCTTCTTCGGTAACGGCAACAGTAGTGACGCTACTACTTCGCCTTTAATACCCCTGGGTTTGAGTATAACCCCAACCCGGACAAACTTAATTTCTTTATTATTATTATCAGTGTTACTGCTTATCACTCAACCAACTCTACGCTTACCCGTTTCCCATCTTTCGCTGCTGCTGCGTTAACTATGGTGCGGATAGACTTTATTATCCGTCCTTCTTTTCCAATAACCTTACCGCGATCACCGGGTTCAACTTTGATTTCAACGATCTGCGTTTTTTCACCCGTGATTTCGTTTATTTCAACGTTATTCGGGTTGTCTACCAGTTCTTTTACGATGTACAATACCAATTCCTTCATTTTCTCATCCTCCTGCTAACCATTTACCAAAAGTCCCATTTTTGTATTTTACTAAATAAACGATTTTTTGTTATGCATTACTTGTCGATGCAGGCGGTTCAGGTGTAACTACTACCGGTTTTTCCGGTACAGGAACCGCGGCAGGCGCATCAACCGTTTTCTGCTGTTGTTTCTTCCACTTTTTTACAACTGAATACGCTGTCTGTGATAACTGCGCGCCCTTGGAAACCCAGAGGTCAAGTTTTGCGGTATCAATCTGCCCGCTTTTTTTGCGTGGATCATAAAATCCAATAACGTCAATCGATTTTCCATCACGTTTTTTTCTGCCGTCAATTACGACCAGCCGATAGAACGGTTTTTTTGGCGCCCCATAGCGTTGGAACCGAATTTTTACTACCATAATTTAACTTTTAAAATACCTCCATACCTATTCATTTGGGATAAAAAAAGTATTCACCACATAACACGGTTTATTGCTATCCCGCGTAGCGGTGTAACTTTAAAGCCCCTGAAAACTTAGTGGATATATTACATATATACACATTTATTGTCAATATCATTATTTTTTCAGGTTAAACTAATAAACTTCTCAACCGCAATCTTCCTGGAAACAAGAAGATGTACCAGTTTTAATACGCGCATTGGTTCAGCTCCTGCGTTTTTAAGTAACACTATTGACTCAATCGCATTGAAGTCCAGCCCTACAAGCGATACTGTATCTGACAACCCGACTTTTTCGGTGATACACTCAACCTGGCTTTCATATGGCAGGTGTTTCACTATTTTATACAAAAACTCTACATAAACTGCCAATAATTTTGCGCGCATAGACGAGTTTGTATCATCCTTAGCGGGAATACATACCGCCATTGCGTCGTCAAACCGCATAGTCATCAATAATGTTTCCACCAAATTTTCATATGCAACCTCATCCTTTGGTTCAAGCTCGATTGCTTTACGGTAATTTTCAACGGCAATACTGTACTGCTGCAGTTTGCAGTAGGCATTTCCGCGGTTGGTATACGCCGCGGCATTCCCCGGCGATAATACCAGTGCGTGATCATAATCCTGTATTGCCTCATCATATTTATTCATCAAAAACCGCGCGTTACCCCGGTTGGTATACGCACTAACATTTTTGTCTTCCAACTCCAGTACCTGTGTATAATCCTCAATCGCGCGTTCATACTCTTTCATCCGCATATACGCGTTCCCGCGGTTGAAGTACGCTTCCGCAAGTTTTGGGTTATTCTTTATCACTAATCCCAGGATTTTTGTGGCAGTTAGATAATTCCCCGCGATATATTCCTGATACGCATTACTGAACAGAGTTGTTACCTCCACTTTTTTTGCGGGTTTATCAAACTTACTTACGGGATTAACCCATGCCTCGTTGCGTTCCTTATTTTTTTTTACGTCAACAATAAGTTTTGTCCAAAAATCGTGGGGGTTCATCTCGCCGATACGTTCAAAGGTAGCCCATTCTTTACGGTCAAGCCGTATCCTTGCGACAATACCTTCAAGCCAGCTGTAAAGCTGGTGCCCGATCTCAGAAATTTCGTATAACGCCGTGGTCTCTGATATCCCCTTTAAACTCCGCGCATCACGCTGGCGGTATGCTAGCCCAAGGTTTTGTTTTTCAGTCCAGTACTTCACGGTGTTTGATACATAAATTTTGGTATATTCCCCTGTACGTGATTCTGTTTCAATCCGTTTAGCAAGATTAATCGCGTACCCGACAGAAGTTTGAGGGACACTGGCTCTGCCATTAAAATTTTTGTTATCATAAAGAAATACCGGCCCCTGGTTTATCCCAACGGCAACATCCCGCGGGAAAAGCCCTTGTTTCATACGTTGACGGTTATAGTCCGTGAATCTCCAAAGAATTTTTATAGCAGTACCGTATAGAATAGCATTCCTTACGTCGTTACATACATTAGCCTCGAATCCTTCATCCAACTCCTGGGTATGAAGTTTTAAACACGCTTCATCGCCTTGCATTGCAATCTCCACCCCAGCGGCGGTACTATTTTTTTTGTCTAGGTTTAACAAATCATAAACCGTCCCGGCGCAACAGTGAAACTGATGAATTATATACGCATAATCTTCAATTGATGAATTATTGGATATTTCGGAACACATAACAATGTCAGCAAACAAAATTGTCCCATAAAAACTTTTCCCGGAAAACAATGTATTTTCATCCGCGCGGATGATATCAGACGGCGTAATTGTTTTATTACTGACTTTACGCAACCGCTTCGCAGCGGGTAAGTGTTTGTTCTGAAGTGTCATTTGGGTTTACAAATTATTATATATGAAATCACATCGGCGGGAGAAGTTTTATTAAGTACTTCAACACAACCGCAGAGATTATTGGCAACAAAAAATTGTCAAACGGTTTGGGGAACGGAAAAAGTTCAATCAACGTAGCCGCCGCAGCGCCTAAAAACGCGACACGGTAATCAAAAAACAATAATCCAAACGCCAGGCATACAATAAAACACGCGAGGCTTCCTTCAACCGACTTTTTGCCGATACGTATTCTCCCGTAGTTCATCCCAACAATTGCAGCCATTGCGTCGCCAAAAACCTGGAACCACAGCGCTGCGAGTATCAACGGCGTATTTTTGAATAACAACATTGTTAGCAACGCTCCGGAGAATGTGTAGGTTAACCCTGATGGCTGACGGACTTCATTACGGCGCCACTGGCCTTTAAGTAATCCTAACACAAAACGGTTTACCGCAGGATTGGTCAGCCGTAAAAATTCTACTATCAATATTGCCGCAAGAATCGAGCCCATGACGCTGATCACAATATTTCGCGGTATTATAGCATAGGCTAAGATATAGACCACACCGAGTAAATGCACGAGTTTACGGTTAATTTCCTGGGTATCGGCCGTATTGATTTTCGGCAGGCTGTTCAATAAACTTTTTAACCTATCTTCCTTAACCGCACTATTTTTGTTGTCATTAATTTCCATAGTTTTATAATAACACATCGTGAAGATAAATGTCAATAATCAAAAACTTGACTTTTCAAAGATTCTTGGCTATTAATATGAACAGGTATACGCGATGTTTATTATCGACAAAGGCAAACCCTAGCGAAAGCAGGGGGCTGCAAAACCGGTTGGGACTAAGTTGTTAGGTTATACGGAAACGTTCCTGACAATATGTTTGCCAGGTTGCCGACAAGAGTGAAAGGAAGCTTGTGCCAACACAGGTATTTGTTACATTACTATGGACGAAAAAGAGATCAGGGAAATCACTGATAAATATCAAACAAAAGACATCGCGTACTTCGTTGTGGCTACTGGCACAGACAATTCAGATGTAGCATACTCTTATGCACATGAAATAAATAACGAGCACTTACGCGAAAGAGCCGTTAAAATCATCGAAGAAAAATTTATTAAATAATGTTTGATTAATAAGGTAGAGTCAGGGTACTGATTCATGGCCATTAAATACAAATAATAGGCTACACAGTTCATCCTGCTCTACCTTTTTTTTACTCTCTCCTTTAGTTGTAACCCCATACAAAAATATGTTATAATTAACTGTACTTTTTGTGAAAATATAGAAACAGGAGTTAAAAGAATTAAGATGTACAGGATAATGTTGAAATCAAAAATACATAGAGCAACCGTTACAGGTACGGTACTGGAATATGAAGGAAGTATTGCCATAGATCCGTTGTTATTAACACAAAGCGGTATTCTACCAAATGAACAGGTGCATGTATTAAACCTCAACACCGGCGGGCGTATAGAAACGTATGTTATTAAAGGAAAAGCGGGTACCGGCGAGATATGCCTCAACGGCCCCGCAGCACGCAGCGCGCAACCCGGAGACAAAATTATTATACTTAGCTACGCGTTAGTATCTGATGATGAAGCGCATAAACATAAACCTGTTATATTAGTAGTTAATAATAAGAACAAGGTTATCAGGAAGAAATAGATAACACTGAGGAGCGTATCAACACCGATAAACGCGTATACAAGCATAAAATACACCTTAATTTTAAGTTTAACCTCGCTTTTCCACTGGAACTCATCATTTTTATTCCATTACTCTGGATTTGTATGTACTTTCTGGTATACCCCGCGGTTATTGAGGAAAGCGCAACTTATGATGAAACTATACATATAACCGCAGGATATTCATACTGGCATACCGGTATTTTGAGGTTAAACATATACGACCACCCGCCGTTCGGCGAGATGATCACAACTTTACCGTTGAAACTCATAACCCCGCAGCCTGGTTTTCCGGAAGATAGTTACGCATGGATAAACAAAATGCAGTATACGGTATCCGACGAGTTTGTGTATAAAAACACTCTACCGGCAGAAAATATACTTTTCCCCACCCGTATGGCAGTAGTCGGGTTAAGCGCCTTACTTGCGACAATACTTGTCCTATGGTCAAGCCAACTATACGGCACGTATGCCGGTATTTTAGCTGGTACGCTATACCTTTTTTGCCCAAATATGCTTACCCACGGGCATTTAGTAACAACTGACCTGCCGGGTACACTGTTTTTTGTATCAACATTTTACTTTTTATACTTATACTACCGCCGGCAAACGAATATTAGTGCAGGATTAACCGGGATAATGGCAGGGTTGGCATTAGCGTCTAAGTTTTCAAATATTATTATCTTCCCTGCACTGTTCATACTCTTACTATTCTTTCCCCCCCGTAGTAACGCGGCTGACGTGAAACCAAAGATTTTCTGGCATATACTTTTATTCACAATATTTACAGGGTTAACAATCTCAGTGTGCTACGGTTTTACTCAAACCCAGCTATATATTGACGGCCTTACCCGTGTATTCAGTGATATTTCTTCAAGAGGGCGTTCATCCTTCCTTGCAGGGCAGTACTCCACTGCCGGGTGGTGGTACTATTTCCTGCTAGCATTTTTTTGGAAGACACCTATACCTGTGATGATACTCTTAATTTACAGAATTGTTACGTTGTTTACCCAAAAACCGCGGGGTATACATTACCGTGAAGAATGGCTTATCCTGATCCCGTTACTGCTATTCACCGCAAGCGCGTTAACTCAAAAACTTAATATTGGCATACGGCATATTTTACCGGCCTATCCTCTATTATACCTCTGGGTTTCAGGAATATTAATGCATGACAACCCGCGGGGGGATAAACCGGACACAAGACATTTGCTGGTAATACTACCTTTACTCGCGTGGATGATATTCTCGACGGTAAACATACGGCCGTACTATATAACGTATTTTAATGAACTCGTTGGCGGGCCAAAGAACGGGTATAAATACCTTGTAGACTCAAACCTTGACTGGGGCCAGGATCTTAAACGTTTAAGCGTGTACCTTAAAACACAAAATGTTGATGACATATACCTTTCTTACTTTGGCACCGCGAATCCCGGGTATTATGGAATAAAGTATGTTAATACCGGTTTTGTATCCTCACTTGACCGCCCGCATACGTCGGTAAACCTTCCAAACGGTAAGAAGGAACTCGTTGCAATCTCAGCAACAAATTTGCAAGCAGTGTACTTCGCTGATAAGGAATTATATGCATGGGCAAAAAAAATTGTGCCGTTAACTGTTGTAGGAA
This window of the Elusimicrobiota bacterium genome carries:
- a CDS encoding YraN family protein, with protein sequence MCGDTRKQFGNLGESKAVEYLVSIGYTVIQRNFRIRTGEIDIIAKDHSCGGYLVFIEIKSRRSNSKGLPQESVNSLKQYRIIKAAVAYINKTKCHNISYRFDVIAIHPGGGIEHIKNAFTIPPGTYFF
- the panD gene encoding aspartate 1-decarboxylase — translated: MYRIMLKSKIHRATVTGTVLEYEGSIAIDPLLLTQSGILPNEQVHVLNLNTGGRIETYVIKGKAGTGEICLNGPAARSAQPGDKIIILSYALVSDDEAHKHKPVILVVNNKNKVIRKK
- the rplS gene encoding 50S ribosomal protein L19, whose product is MNTTEIMKHVEQSYLRKNAPDFRAGDTVRVWTKIIEGDAQRLQPFEGIIIRRKGSGMKETFSVRKISYGIGVERTFNLSSPMIDKIELIKHGKVRRAKLYYLRNVVGRAAKINSTEAEKQEPAATAEAGTGRSVVPVEAATVQAVVPEKPEEPKK
- a CDS encoding glycosyltransferase family 39 protein, producing MYFLVYPAVIEESATYDETIHITAGYSYWHTGILRLNIYDHPPFGEMITTLPLKLITPQPGFPEDSYAWINKMQYTVSDEFVYKNTLPAENILFPTRMAVVGLSALLATILVLWSSQLYGTYAGILAGTLYLFCPNMLTHGHLVTTDLPGTLFFVSTFYFLYLYYRRQTNISAGLTGIMAGLALASKFSNIIIFPALFILLLFFPPRSNAADVKPKIFWHILLFTIFTGLTISVCYGFTQTQLYIDGLTRVFSDISSRGRSSFLAGQYSTAGWWYYFLLAFFWKTPIPVMILLIYRIVTLFTQKPRGIHYREEWLILIPLLLFTASALTQKLNIGIRHILPAYPLLYLWVSGILMHDNPRGDKPDTRHLLVILPLLAWMIFSTVNIRPYYITYFNELVGGPKNGYKYLVDSNLDWGQDLKRLSVYLKTQNVDDIYLSYFGTANPGYYGIKYVNTGFVSSLDRPHTSVNLPNGKKELVAISATNLQAVYFADKELYAWAKKIVPLTVVGNTIFVYDITRSVEAHRWLVQMFNTVGDTQRAAREYTRLRELGQMKG
- the trmD gene encoding tRNA (guanosine(37)-N1)-methyltransferase TrmD; the protein is MRIDILTLFPMFFDSPLKVSIINRAVEHRKVELNVVNIRQYAKGRHKTCDDRPFGGGPGMVMIAEPVYKALKAVRKNKDTAVVLLTPQGEVYTQHHARMFTQKNQVVLICGHYEGIDDRIRKYVTHEISVGDYILSGGESAALAVADSIIRLIPGVVSNKESVVHESFTDTTLDWPQYTRPRKWRGVSVPKVLLSGNHKHIETWRKKVSLELTHDRRPELLKKKSYKNIK
- a CDS encoding tetratricopeptide repeat protein produces the protein MTLQNKHLPAAKRLRKVSNKTITPSDIIRADENTLFSGKSFYGTILFADIVMCSEISNNSSIEDYAYIIHQFHCCAGTVYDLLNLDKKNSTAAGVEIAMQGDEACLKLHTQELDEGFEANVCNDVRNAILYGTAIKILWRFTDYNRQRMKQGLFPRDVAVGINQGPVFLYDNKNFNGRASVPQTSVGYAINLAKRIETESRTGEYTKIYVSNTVKYWTEKQNLGLAYRQRDARSLKGISETTALYEISEIGHQLYSWLEGIVARIRLDRKEWATFERIGEMNPHDFWTKLIVDVKKNKERNEAWVNPVSKFDKPAKKVEVTTLFSNAYQEYIAGNYLTATKILGLVIKNNPKLAEAYFNRGNAYMRMKEYERAIEDYTQVLELEDKNVSAYTNRGNARFLMNKYDEAIQDYDHALVLSPGNAAAYTNRGNAYCKLQQYSIAVENYRKAIELEPKDEVAYENLVETLLMTMRFDDAMAVCIPAKDDTNSSMRAKLLAVYVEFLYKIVKHLPYESQVECITEKVGLSDTVSLVGLDFNAIESIVLLKNAGAEPMRVLKLVHLLVSRKIAVEKFISLT
- a CDS encoding KH domain-containing protein; amino-acid sequence: MKELVLYIVKELVDNPNNVEINEITGEKTQIVEIKVEPGDRGKVIGKEGRIIKSIRTIVNAAAAKDGKRVSVELVE
- the rimM gene encoding ribosome maturation factor RimM (Essential for efficient processing of 16S rRNA), with translation MISSNTDNNNKEIKFVRVGVILKPRGIKGEVVASLLLPLPKKKLTELFIGSTTGDSTKYSVETLVPSGNYMVLKFLGINTRDDAEALRSLTIWTERFKLPENVYYINEIKGLEVRTLDGKVLGKLERVIPTPGNDVFVVRNDKKEVLVPALKKVVLEINKETIIVNPGFGLIEATESNED